In one Ictalurus furcatus strain D&B chromosome 10, Billie_1.0, whole genome shotgun sequence genomic region, the following are encoded:
- the ddx59 gene encoding probable ATP-dependent RNA helicase DDX59 has translation MFMPRSLKVKRAPDSQKTTEAKKSKGNLDDTVTISDATEVHSVDKCLPVKTEDKPDESHEDATILQSELLRNETEVSEEAQEDEEPVKTFKKSQRWPDPGEPVCVMCGRYGEYICDNTDNDVCSLECKASHLASMCMGLREKVFSKMKQEGTGISPSATHTDHSSDSAELGYSYKEDAFITDLTEDQVERVKKELAIVTEGRDVRRPIIEFEHCRFPEVLRMNLKKAGYEAPTPIQMQMVPVGLVGRDVIATADTGSGKTIAFLLPVVVHCLEKEAGTSPGPVNVILSPTRELAIQIERQVKELIMGLPNMRTALLVGGMPLPPQLHRLKQKIKIVIATPGRLIEILKQKAVQLDGVKVVVVDEADTMLKMGFQQQVFEILEHIPNDHQTLLTSATIPAGTELLISRLTSDPVRITVGQKNQPCANVRQIVLWVEEPSKKKKLFEILNDRKLYQPPVVVFVDCKLGADLLCEAVHKVMGLNTVAIHSDKTQWERNRILKGLLEGQFEVVVSTGVLGRGLDLVNVKLVVNFDMPTNMDEYVHQIGRAGRLGHRGTAITFMNNNNKRLFLGIVERVKPTGSQLPPQLLNSPHLIEQQRRARISNKQGRDDVVTKSNIIDIIKRHDRSHFKK, from the exons ATGTTTATGCCTCGATCGTTAAAGGTTAAGAGAGCGCCCGACAGTCAGAAAACTACCGAGGCGAAAAAAAGCAAAGGGAACTTAGATGACACTGTGACTATTTCAGATGCTACCGAGGTGCACAGTGTGGATAAATGTTTGCCAGTGAAAACAGAAGATAAACCTGACGAATCGCACGAAGACGCCACGATATTACAAAGCGAGTTGCTCAGAAATGAAACAGAGGTGTCTGAAGAGGCGCAGGAGGACGAGGAACCTGTAAAAACGTTCAAGAAAAGCCAGAGATGGCCAGACCCAGGGGAGCCTGTTTGTGTCATGTGCGGCCGTTATGGCGAGTACATTTGCGACAACACTGACAATGATGTGTGCAGTCTGGAGTGCAAGGCGAGCCACTTGGCCAGCATGTGCATGGGACTTCGAGAAAAGGTCTTCTCCAAAATGAAGCAAGAGGGTACAGGTATCTCTCCATCGGCCACACATACTGACCACTCTTCTGATAGTGCTGAACTTGGCTACTCCTACAAAGAGGATGCCTTCATAACAGATCTGACTGAAGACCAGGTTGAAAGGGTGAAGAAAGAGCTGGCAATTGTTACAGAAGGTCGGGATGTCCGTAGGCCGATTATTGAGTTTGAGCACTGCCGCTTTCCTGAAGTGCTCAGGATGAACCTGAAGAAGGCTGGCTATGAGGCGCCGACTCCTATCCAAATGCAGATGGTTCCTGTAGGTTTGGTTGGGAGAGATGTAATTGCCACAGCTGACACAGGATCTGGAAAGACCATTGCCTTCCTGCTTCCAGTGGTGGTTCATTGCTTGGAG AAGGAAGCAGGTACTTCACCCGGACCTGTGAATGTGATTCTGTCTCCAACCCGAGAGCTGGCTATCCAAATCGAGAGACAGGTGAAGGAGCTGATTATGGGCTTGCCCAACATGAGGACTGCGCTGCTGGTCGGAGGGATGCCTCTACCGCCTCAGCTACATCGGCTAAAACAGAAAATCAAG ATTGTGATTGCCACTCCAGGCCGTCTCATAGAGATTCTGAAGCAGAAGGCTGTCCAGCTTGACGGCGTAAAAGTCGTAGTGGTTGATGAG GCTGATACCATGCTGAAGATGGGTTTCCAGCAACAAGTGTTTGAGATTTTGGAGCACATTCCTAATGACCACCAGACTTTGCTGACCTCTGCCACGATACCTGCAGGAACGGAGCTGCTAATCTCTCGTCTGACCAGCGATCCCGTACGCATTACAGTCGGCCAGAAGAATCAACCATGTGCTAACGTTCGCCAGATCGTTCTCTGGGTAGAGGAGCCGTCGAAGAAAAAGAAGCTCTTTGAGATTCTAAAC gACAGAAAGCTCTACCAGCCACctgtggtggtgtttgtggACTGTAAACTCGGAGCTGACCTTTTATGTGAGGCTGTACACAAAGTTATGGGTTTAAATACAGTAGCTATTCACTCTGACAAGACACAGTGGGAGCGCAACCGAATCCTCAAG GGTCTGCTTGAGGGTCAGTTTGAAGTGGTGGTTAGTACAGGCGTACTGGGTAGAGGACTGGACCTGGTCAATGTCAAGCTGGTGGTGAATTTTGACATGCCAACTAACATGGATGAGTATGTTCATCAG ATTGGTAGAGCAGGAAGACTCGGGCACAGAGGGACAGCAATCACCTTCATGAATAACAACAATAAGCGCTTATTTCTGGGCATCGTGGAGAGAGTAAAGCCGACTGGCTCCCAGCTTCCACCGCAACTCCTCAACTCCCCACATCTAATCGAACAGCAAAGGAGAGCCAGAATAAGTAATAAACAAGGAAGGGATGATGTTGTGACCAAGAGCAATATTATTGACATTATTAAAAGGCATGACAGGAGCCATTTTAAGAAGTGA